A region of the Apus apus isolate bApuApu2 chromosome 5, bApuApu2.pri.cur, whole genome shotgun sequence genome:
TCTGCATCAAATTACACTGAGAtccagggagggaaggggggctgCAATGACATTGTTACCCAATAACAGACTTTGCTCACATTCCCTGACCTGAAGGCTTGAAGATCTCCAAGTTCTGCTTTGTCAGCAATGAGGACTCCACGCAGTACCTGAAGTCCCACAATGTCAAGCTCTTCCTTTCAGCTGACAGGACAGATGTCTGCAATGCCCTCCGGAGAGGTGCGTTCTCCCCTCCATCCCACATCCCCAAACCcatattttttcccaaacagTTTAGTGCCAGGAGGTAATTCTAGAGCATGTGCTCTCACAGAGCCAAGGGGGCAAAATGACACATTGATTATCAGCATAGTCCTGAACAGTTCAGTCTTCTGTCCCCACCAGTAGTCTGCAAACACCAGGGTTTCTTAGATGCCTTCACAAGTTACTAAATGCTTTATGCATAATTCTGGCCATAGCTCTGCCATGGGCTGGTCATTCCCTGCCTGACATTGAAGCCTTTTAACCAAAGATGCTGCCCATTGCTGCTCCCTGGACCAATGAGAGTGCATCAGCAATTCCCAGTGCTTTGTGATGATGTCATAGaaacttgctttttctctcttgatCTATGCAGAGTTACCATGTGCTCAGTGATAGATACAAGTACATGCTTGGCCTGGATTGGAGGGAGTACAGTACTAATGGGGTTAATTGCCTCCTTATTAATTTGTTTGGGTGTAAGTACACTAGCTATCCAAGGTCCTTCAAGGTCAGCAGCAAGCCATCTGCAGCCTGGGCTTTCCTTCACTACGCAGCACATTCCTGGGCTGTCCTTGAAGAGCATCCTTGCTCTGAAAAGTGTCTCATCCAGGGGCCTGGGTCCATGGatgagggcaggcagggaggagctTATAGGAGGCGACCTGTAACTAAACCAATAATCCAAATCAAGTGGAAGTGCCAGTCCCTATTACTCACAGCAAGGTGTGCTAAATCTGGACATTAAAGCCAGGCTTGGCAGGGTGAGTGAGTACCAGGATGACTGCTCATGCCTACACAACCACCCATCCTCTCTTAGCAGACCTCAGTATCTCTCCAGATAGCAATCTGATCAGCAGCACTTTCTTGTCCATCCCCATCCCATGGGGTGATAACATAGACCTAGAAAAGCTGGCCTGACCCCCACAGAAAGCCCCTGGGCTTGGAGACCCCAACATTTGCTGTGTGGGACAGGGCTGTGGCAGACGCACAGGGAGGAGCTTGCCATGCACTGGTTGCTCCCAGGATGGGGTGTGCCTCCTGAGCAACACCTTGCTCTGTCTTTCAGGAGTCTCAGCAGCACTCGTCTTCCAGCAGGAGGTGGAGGCCCCCAGCACCCCACTCCGTGTGGTGTTCGACGGGGACGCCGTGCTCTTCTCCGATGAGACAGACCAGGTCTTCCAGaagcaggggctggaaggggcagTGCAGTACGAGCAGGCAATGGAGGCTGTGCCCATGGGAGAGGTGAGCAAGCCACCCCACTTTGATGTGCATCCACAGGCTCTGCACCCACCGTGAGCATCTCTCCTGCTAGGGCTTTGCCATAAGCAGGTAGAAAAGCACAAATCCTttaagattccctttgcatccacCACTCAGTCCCTAGCATAGGTCTGATCTGGAGTCCCACAGGTGATGGATCTGGCCTGATGTCTGCTATAAGTGAGCATCAGCTCCCAAATATCCATGGTTGTGGTTACCTCCAGTGTCACCTTTTGTAGGCTAGGAGTTCTTCCTGTGCAAGTCCCTGCAGGACTTGGACTCAGAGGCGCTGCTTGCTTGGATGTATGTTCCTGGTCACTTTGGGACTAGGATGAACACCACAATGGTCACCTTCCTCCCAGGCATGCCAGTGCACAGGCCCAGAACTGCCCAGTCCTGCACCACACAGGTGTCCAGGTGCTCTTCAGAGCCCTGAGAAACCCTGGAAGAGGAACAAGTGGCTTGTACAGGCAGAGATCCCTCCCCATTTCCCATCTGCTCCTAAATGTCTTGCTGTGTTTCCAGGGTCCCTTGAAGGCTTTTGCCATGCACCTTGGGAAGATGCGCAAGAAGTTCAGCCAGGAGGAATCCCCCATCCGCACCTACCTGGTGACCGCCCGCAGCGGCCGGGACATGGGCATCCGAGCCATCAAGACGCTCCGGGAATGGGGTCTGGCCATTGATGAGGCTTTTTTCATGGATGGAGCTCCCAAGGGCCCCATCCTTGCCCAGATCCAGCCCCACATTTTCTTTGACGACAGCCTTCATAACATCCAGGGAGCTCAAGACATGGGTGTACCCTCTGCCTGggtcccttcctgctgctgatgGGCTGTAGGCCAGCAGACCtttctcccagcagcacagaggactGGGACATTTGAAGGCCAACCTTCTATTGGGGAGGGAAGGATTTCCTGACCTGCAGCAAGCAAATTTCCCCTTCAGGAAAAGTAGGAAAGGCACTGCATGAGAGCACAGACTACCAGGCAAGACTTGATGCTCATTTCTGCTCCTAATACACAGTCTCACAGGTCTTAGGATAAAGCCAAAAAATGCAGCTACTCCAGAAAGAAAGGACATCTTTGCTGTGGCATTGAGGGCCATTGCCTACATACCCAGTGGGACCCAGGGacttttctgcagagaaacaaatgAAGCTATTGCTCCACACATGAGCTGAAGTATGAAACCAAGCACTAAAAATGTTAGCTTTGGCTGTGCTCAGACAGTCTCCAAGATCTATTCCCAGGACCTCTGTCCAAAGGAAGCCCTTAAGACCTTACCTCAGCAGACACATTCAGCTTGGTTTCCTGAGGAGACTGATGCGCTAGCAAGTCATTCAGGCAGCTCCAACCAAACTCAGCAGAGGGAGAAAGACTTCAAAGTTGTAGAAAACCTACAAGCGTTTTAGAAATGGGTAACCAGGTTGAAGAAAGAAAGCACAAGCAGTTTCCCCTTGCAGAAGATAATATAGCACAAGTCACCTTTCTTTAGGAATGCAGACTGCTCACAAAGTATCCTTAGGAGACCCAGACCTGTAAGACACTCAGCCCCTGGAGCTGCAAGACATGGGCTGCAACCCAGGTCCATCCAGCAGACAGAGCTACCATGTAGCTCtgatcacagaatgacagaatctcaggggttggaagggacctcgaaagatcatctagtccaacccccctgccagagcagggccacctagactacatcacacaagaacttgtccaggcgggttttgaatgtccccagcagaggagactccacaacctctctgggcagcctgttccagtgctctgtcactctcacagtaaagaagttcttcctgatactgacgtggaacctcctatggtccagtttgcacccattgtcccttgtcctatcactggacatcactgaaaaaagcctggctccatcctcctgacactcacccttaatgtatttgtaaacattgatgaggtttccccctcagtctcctccaagctaaagagactcagcttcctcagcctttcttcataagggagatgttctactcccttaatcatcttcgtggctctgtgctggactcttaTCAAGCAGtcccctgtccttcttgaactgaggggcccacACCTGATGTCTCACCAGGAGAGAGGACTGGAGGTGGGCTGCCTGCAGTACAAGCCATATAGGGCCCTGGGGTGCAGACCAGCACCCTAGGGACTAGGGCAGGACTGATTGCCCAAGTCTGAGCTTAAATGGGTCTTCAGGACTGGGTGGAGGACATGGGTGGGGGGTCCCAGGTGCAGCTGCTTAGGGCAGATGGGCTCTGCGGGTGTGCTCAGGACCCTGCCTGGCACAAAGCCACTTGGTGTGCAGGAATGCTTCTCTGGCAATTTGGTCTATGCTTCTAATTttcctggggaggaagaggccCCCAGGATTCATTTGCAGGTTTCTTTTCCAAGAGCTGCACGTGAGCAGTTGCCACTAGAGGCCACTGtgctccctggggacacagcacCCCAAATCCTTGGGAGCTTCCCAGAACAACCTCATAAAAAACACAGATTAGCTGCTGAGGGCAATGCTTGCTGAGTGGCAACGGAATTGTGGACGGAGGAGGCGAAGATGATggtggtttaggttttttttaatctcagtgtgaccagaaggtatttttttaaaggcttcacAAGTGTTGCTCTCACCAGTGTTGTTTTGCCCccagtaaatgaaaaaataaacatctctgTGTGATCTCTTGTCTCTCACAACCATGTTCACTGGGACACGAGGAGGACTAGAATAACTCCGTGCCCCTTTATGGACATTCAGTTCTTTTATCCATTCTTAGGCATGTGCATCAAGGTGGGTTAAATACACAATAAACCTTCAGTGGGCTTTGGATTAGGCCTCTGAACATCTTGAATCCGTGTCCCCAAGTCCACTCTCCCCTTCCTGCTACCCTGGGCTTGCGGACTCTTCACATCTCGCCCTAGCAAGGGAAGCTGCTGGCCCCACTGTGCCACCAGCTCCAGGCCTGTCCCTGCCACCATGGCATGTGGATTCAAACTTTGGCTGCCAGGGTAGGGCAGGCATGCCTGTGTGCAGGGCTTTGGTAGGAAAAACATAGAGCCCAGCAGGGTTTTGGCACTGGCAGTCTGGCTTCCAACCCTTTTGCTAAATGCGAATGCTGAATAGATGTCTTGAGGTAGCAACAACAGCTACTCATCATTTGCTAATAATGCTAAGCACCAGTCAGCCTCAATCACTGAGCAAACATTAATTATGGGATGTTCAAAACATGCTGGTGAACAGGTACAGATGTTTGTCCCACTTTTATGCAGGTCAGATACTACTGGACTCAGCGTGGGGATCCAAGTACCCATCTCCAGCTCCACTCACCAtgcagagccagctgctgcagtggcagctgGTGGTGGGGACATGGACCCAGCATTGGTGGCAGTGGTGGTCCCGGAcatcctctgctgctcctgccgaTTGCTTTTGCTGATGCCTGGACCACACCAGCAGGAGCTTGGTCAACACGAGGGAAAGGGGAAATGAGCTGAGTCAAGGGCGGTGGGAACAGGCCCACGTGAGCCATTGCAGGGCGCAAGTTGCTGAGGCAGGGGGAAGACACCACGTGCCTTCCTCCAGCACTGTCAGCATGGCAGGGGATGACAGGGCGAAACATGcccaaaatgggaaaaaaggaaggaagcacAGGGTTTGTGGGGTTGCATCATATGGGGCCAAGTGCAGCTGCTTTGGGCCATGGCTCAAAGGTGTAGCATCAAAACTGCCTCTTATTGCCCTACTCCAAAAACAACATCAAAACCTGCCTCTTTGTGCTGTGTTCCAAAGATGTAGCATCAAAAACACTCTCCAGCAAGgactgctgcagctccacaccCTGCTGCAAGGGcaaacttctttttattttaaagacatctGTAATAAATTCATTAATGTTTGGGATGCTCCTCAGGTCTTGGCTTTCTGAGGCATCTTAAATTTCCCTCCCTCGAGGGCCTGCTGGTGCCCAGGggtctcctgctgctgctacagCTCAGAGGAGGTTTAGCTGCTGGGGATGGTTGTGGGATGCTTCTCTGATACCCATCTCAGGCTTTGGGAGCTAGGGCAAGACAGGAGCAGGTCACACCACCATGCCACCCACAGGGACAGACTCTCTTTGGGCCCTGCCGGGTTTTACATCTTTCCATTCTGGGAAAAGTAATAAAGGGGTGCAAAGGGGGTTCCAAGGACATGCACTTGGCTCTGGCCGAAGCTGCCTGGAGTCAGGGTCCACCTTGCCTGATGCTGACCCACCACTGCTTGAGACATGCCCAGGACAGCCTCTCGATGCGGGGAGGGAAGCAGGCAATGCCCCTACtccactctgctgctgcctcctccaccaAGCCCAGCTCTGCCGCCGGTGCCAAACAAGTGGCTCTTGTTTCGAGGGGGAGCGCGTGACATCAGGGATcagaggctgtggctgccttgTCCTGAGGAGCCTGCAAGAGAACTTTCCCCAGGAGCATGCCCCTAATCCCCTACTTATTGCACCAGTGCATTTAGTGTTGCAACACTAAAAACCCCCAGCTTAGCACTATGAGacagaaaggaatttttcatGAAACtgatgctgcagggagggaagatTAGCAGCTAACAGGGATCTGCATTAGCAATGTCTGAGCAGTTCAGCTTTACTGACTTCTGGCTGCAATGGGAGAGGATGATGGAGGCTGCAGGACCCGTGTGCAGCTGTGGTGTCCACCAGGGATGCTCCCACATCTTCCACCCATAACCTACAAAGACATATGACCACAAGCACAGGGAAGAGTATCTCCACATTTTTTACCTAACCCTAAGCCATACAAGTGACAGAGCTCCTTGGGAAGCACTCAGGGGTCCCCAGCCTGACAAGCTGACATGCCAATTCCCATGCTGCAAATAATTATAAACCAGGTGTTTTCCGTGGAGAAGCTCAGAGAGCAGGTGTGCAAAGCTGCAGACTGTGTTTGCCAAGGTGCTTAAATATGGTTTCAAGATCTTAACCCCAGAcaggcacattgctggctgTGGCAGCAAGTAAAGCCAGTGCTTAggagaaaggcaaaaataaataggTGGGAATTATGAGCCTTTATGGACATACTCAAACAGCAACACCTTTTCCAGGAGCTTGGGACTGATTCACCACAAAGGATCTGGGTGTTTGGTACCACTCCAAAGAAACACTTTGCCGTTTTAAGTCAATCTTTGGGTTGCTACGGGGTGTTGATCCTTGTCTTTCTGAGCCCACCTTCCTCCCAGGACCAGAAGGCTCAATTGCTTTGTTGCTTTGACACATGGAGAAGATGTAATTGCATAAATTACAGTCATCTtgacaaaggaaataattaatcaGCACCTAGTGCTggcaaagaaaatgagattgaTGGCATGCTTGAATGGGGCTGGAGGTATATCTCTGCATTGTACATGGAGATCCAACCAGTGAGATGATAGCCCCTACGAAAGGGGTTGCTCAAAGTGGGTGACAAGGTGAGTTGGGTCTCGGTGCTCCCTATCACATCCTGGCGTGGGAGGTGATGAATCGATGCCATCACCGCCACTAACCACCTCATCTCGTCAGCCACTGGTCACGCTGCCTGCTATCAGTGCCTGCCGGGGTTGTTGTTGCCTGTACACATGCACAACCCTAGCAATTTCAGCCTGCTGCAAAATAACTCGAGTGAGGCAAACACCACGAGAtccctgccccagggagcagACAGGGCTGGCAGCCAAGGTGAGGCCGGTCTCCTCCTCCCCATCAAGGTGGATGCCAGTCATGTCCCCAGCCACAGggggggacaggctgggggatgtgGAGGGGCATGCGACTCTGAGCAGGGCCAGATGCAGGCAGGTGGTGTGGGGGTGGCAAGGATTTGGGCAGGGCCACAGAGCAtgtgggatgcagggatgggTGATGCAGAGTTTGGCAGCAGCCTGACAATGCCCAGCGGTGTACAAGTAAACCCTAGTGAAGACGACAGCACAGCTCATACAGCTCATAGGCTTAAAGACCATAAGCATTTTGCTGCATAAaacctttgggtttttttttactacctAGAGGAAAGACTGGAAGAGCAAGGTATGATGGAGAAGGACCACTGGGCTGAAAGCACCCCATCCTCAAAACTGCTGCAAACAGCCCTAATGAGGATGGAGCTGCACTCAGGGCTCCTGCCATGACATTGGGCCACTTGTGAGCCATCCTCTCCTGCCATCAGGATCAGGGTTTGCGGCATGAGAGACACCAAGGGAACAATTACCACCCAGCTTAAGCCCTTTGCAACTCCACTTAGCATGTCCTCAAGGTCACTGCAGCCCATGCTGGCTGCtggccagctctgcctccaaACCAGCCCTAGCCAGCTGGCACTAACAGACCAGGCATTGCCACCACCC
Encoded here:
- the LOC127385801 gene encoding cytosolic 5'-nucleotidase 1A-like — encoded protein: MAEPESTVINTDVEQKDPSEALVIAVTTRAIFNLEKEHKLYLEKGKEEYTRHQQANQDTPLSPGTAFAFIQAAQYVNEKILERSPVEKDLFDILVLSNNSPESGMRIINSTKHYGLKISKFCFVSNEDSTQYLKSHNVKLFLSADRTDVCNALRRGVSAALVFQQEVEAPSTPLRVVFDGDAVLFSDETDQVFQKQGLEGAVQYEQAMEAVPMGEGPLKAFAMHLGKMRKKFSQEESPIRTYLVTARSGRDMGIRAIKTLREWGLAIDEAFFMDGAPKGPILAQIQPHIFFDDSLHNIQGAQDMGVPSAWVPSCC